The proteins below are encoded in one region of Aeromonas jandaei:
- the thiI gene encoding tRNA uracil 4-sulfurtransferase ThiI → MKFIIKLFPEITIKSKSVRQRFIKILQGNIRNVLRRFDDDARVRMDWDKLIVSSRNDQFREQAIEALACIPGIQAFLEVQASKFTDLHDIFEQVKAVWGDQLKGKTFCVRAKRHGKHEFSSLEIERYVGGGLNQHCESNGVRLKNPDVKINLEIDGEELFIVSAIHQGLSGMPIATQEDVLSLISGGFDSGVASFQFIKRGCRVHYCFFNLGGAAHEIGVKQVAYHLWNRFGSSHRVRFTAVDFEPVVAEILEKIDNGQMGVVLKRMMMRAAAKVADEFQIPALVTGECVGQVSSQTLTNLNVIDRVTDKVILRPLITWDKPDIISEARRIGTLEFAETMPEYCGVISKKPTVKADLARIEEEEGNFDFAILDKVVAEARYLDIRRIGEETAAEVQEVETTAESGDNEVILDIRSMDEHDEKPLLVEGREVMHIPFFKLATAFGDLPKEKTYLLYCDRGVMSKLQALYLKEKGFTNVKVYRP, encoded by the coding sequence ATGAAGTTCATTATTAAGCTGTTCCCGGAAATCACCATCAAGAGCAAGTCGGTTCGCCAGCGCTTTATCAAGATCCTGCAGGGCAATATCCGCAACGTCCTGCGCCGCTTCGACGACGATGCCCGCGTACGGATGGATTGGGACAAGCTGATTGTGAGCTCCCGCAATGACCAGTTCCGCGAGCAGGCCATCGAAGCTTTGGCCTGTATTCCCGGCATTCAGGCCTTCCTCGAGGTTCAGGCCAGCAAGTTCACCGATCTGCACGACATCTTCGAGCAGGTGAAAGCCGTGTGGGGCGACCAGCTCAAGGGCAAAACCTTCTGCGTGCGCGCCAAGCGCCACGGCAAGCACGAGTTCTCCTCTCTCGAGATTGAGCGCTATGTGGGCGGTGGTTTGAACCAGCACTGTGAAAGCAACGGCGTGCGCCTCAAGAATCCGGATGTGAAGATCAACCTCGAGATCGATGGCGAAGAGCTCTTCATCGTCAGCGCCATCCATCAGGGCCTGAGCGGCATGCCCATCGCCACTCAGGAAGATGTGCTGAGCCTCATCTCCGGCGGTTTTGACTCCGGTGTGGCCTCCTTCCAGTTCATCAAGCGTGGCTGCCGGGTGCACTACTGCTTCTTCAATCTGGGCGGCGCCGCTCACGAAATCGGCGTCAAGCAGGTGGCCTATCACCTGTGGAACCGCTTTGGCTCCTCCCATCGGGTACGTTTCACTGCGGTGGACTTCGAGCCGGTGGTTGCCGAGATCCTCGAGAAGATCGACAACGGCCAGATGGGGGTGGTGCTGAAGCGGATGATGATGCGTGCCGCCGCCAAGGTGGCCGACGAGTTCCAGATCCCGGCGCTGGTGACCGGCGAGTGTGTGGGTCAGGTTTCCAGCCAGACCCTCACCAACCTGAACGTCATCGACCGGGTGACCGACAAGGTGATCCTGCGCCCGCTTATCACCTGGGACAAGCCGGACATCATCAGTGAAGCCCGCCGCATCGGCACTCTGGAGTTCGCCGAGACCATGCCGGAGTATTGTGGCGTCATCTCCAAAAAGCCGACCGTGAAGGCCGATCTGGCGCGCATTGAAGAGGAAGAGGGCAACTTCGACTTCGCCATTCTGGACAAGGTGGTGGCTGAGGCCCGTTACCTCGATATCCGTCGTATCGGTGAAGAGACCGCCGCCGAGGTTCAGGAAGTGGAGACCACTGCCGAGAGCGGTGACAATGAGGTAATCCTCGATATTCGCTCCATGGACGAGCACGACGAGAAGCCATTGCTGGTGGAAGGGCGTGAGGTCATGCATATCCCCTTCTTCAAGCTGGCTACCGCCTTTGGCGATCTGCCCAAGGAGAAGACCTACCTGCTCTACTGTGATCGCGGCGTGATGAGCAAGCTGCAGGCGCTTTACCTGAAAGAGAAGGGCTTTACCAACGTCAAAGTTTACCGTCCGTAA
- a CDS encoding trimeric intracellular cation channel family protein, protein MQTVVEQLVYISDMFGTAVFAFSGVLVAGRLRMDGFGVMVLAAVTAIGGGTIRDMILGATPVFWVRDPLYIWVVIATALIGMWMVKLPRRMPWYVLPVADAFGLALFTVIGAQKALNFGTSGLIAVLMGTMTGVAGGMIRDVLAREVPMVLQKEIYATACILGGILYTLALEADMDRVTAMLICMSAVFGLRVAAIYWHLSLPTFSLQRSN, encoded by the coding sequence ATGCAGACAGTGGTTGAGCAGCTTGTTTACATCAGCGACATGTTTGGTACTGCGGTATTCGCGTTTTCAGGGGTTCTGGTGGCGGGCCGGCTCAGAATGGACGGATTTGGCGTCATGGTTTTGGCGGCAGTCACCGCCATCGGTGGCGGTACCATTCGCGATATGATCCTTGGGGCTACACCTGTATTTTGGGTTCGTGACCCTCTCTACATCTGGGTGGTCATTGCAACAGCACTCATCGGTATGTGGATGGTCAAGTTGCCGCGCCGCATGCCCTGGTATGTCTTGCCGGTGGCGGATGCCTTTGGGCTCGCCCTCTTTACTGTGATCGGCGCCCAGAAAGCCCTCAACTTTGGTACTTCGGGACTAATCGCCGTACTGATGGGCACCATGACCGGAGTAGCTGGCGGCATGATCCGCGATGTGCTGGCCCGAGAAGTGCCCATGGTGCTGCAAAAAGAGATATATGCCACCGCCTGTATCCTCGGCGGCATTCTCTACACGCTGGCACTGGAGGCCGATATGGATCGGGTCACCGCCATGCTTATCTGCATGAGCGCCGTATTTGGCCTGCGGGTTGCCGCCATCTATTGGCATCTCTCCCTGCCCACCTTCTCGCTACAGCGCAGCAATTGA
- the flaA gene encoding flagellin A encodes MGLYINTNVSSLNAQRNLMNTTKSLDTSYTRLASGLRINSAKDDAAGLQISNRLTSQVNGLDQGNRNANDGISVAQTAEGAMDEVTSMLQRMRTLAQQSANGSNNTDDRTALQQEYDQLMTEIDRVAKDTTFGGQQLLNGGYKGTFQVGADAAQTITFKMTTAFTISGMASAAKGSATIAAGSTGSKEPYKVTASSSAITVTNMNSIKSASAAQSAMANLDYMIKVVDSKRAELGAVQNRFDSTIRNQANVSENVSAARSRIRDADFATETANLTKQNILQQAASTILSQANQRPQSALSLLQG; translated from the coding sequence ATGGGCCTTTATATCAACACCAACGTTTCATCGCTCAACGCTCAGCGTAACCTGATGAATACGACAAAATCACTGGATACATCCTACACCCGTTTGGCATCTGGTCTGCGCATCAACAGCGCAAAAGACGATGCCGCCGGCTTGCAAATTTCCAACCGTTTGACCTCCCAGGTCAACGGGCTGGATCAAGGTAACCGCAACGCCAACGATGGTATTTCGGTTGCGCAAACCGCTGAAGGTGCGATGGATGAGGTGACCAGTATGTTGCAGCGGATGCGTACTTTGGCACAGCAATCAGCCAACGGTTCAAATAACACGGATGACCGTACTGCTTTACAGCAGGAGTATGACCAGCTGATGACCGAAATCGATCGCGTTGCCAAAGATACTACATTTGGTGGTCAGCAACTTCTAAACGGTGGTTATAAAGGAACATTTCAGGTTGGTGCTGATGCAGCCCAGACCATCACTTTTAAAATGACCACTGCGTTCACCATTTCTGGTATGGCATCTGCGGCCAAAGGAAGTGCCACAATAGCTGCAGGCAGTACTGGTAGTAAAGAACCCTACAAGGTAACTGCCTCGTCCTCCGCTATCACTGTTACGAACATGAATTCCATCAAGAGTGCTAGTGCTGCACAGTCAGCAATGGCGAACTTGGACTATATGATTAAAGTTGTAGATAGCAAACGTGCTGAATTGGGTGCGGTACAAAACCGGTTCGATTCGACAATTCGTAACCAGGCAAACGTCTCTGAAAACGTCAGTGCAGCACGTTCACGGATCCGTGATGCGGACTTTGCGACCGAAACTGCAAACCTGACCAAACAGAATATTTTGCAACAGGCTGCTTCGACCATACTGTCTCAGGCTAACCAGCGTCCGCAATCTGCACTGTCGCTGCTGCAAGGCTAA
- the flaB gene encoding flagellin B, whose amino-acid sequence MAMYINTNISSLNAQRNLMNTNKSLDTSYTRLASGLRINTAKDDAAGLQISNRLTSQVNGLDQGNRNANDGISVAQTAEGAMDETTSMLQRMRTLAQQSANGSNNTDDRTALQQEYDQLMTEIDRISSDTTFGGQKLLDGKYKGTFQVGADASQTITFKMTSAFTISGIASASKGSATIAAGSTGSKEPYKVTAASSAVTVANMNSIKTASAAQSAMANLDYMIKAVDSKRAELGAVQNRFDSTIRNQSNVSENLSAARSRIRDADFATETANLTKQNILQQAASSILAQANQRPQSALSLLG is encoded by the coding sequence ATGGCCATGTACATCAACACAAATATTTCATCACTGAACGCCCAGCGTAACCTGATGAATACCAACAAGTCTCTGGATACCTCCTATACCAGGTTGGCATCCGGTCTTCGTATCAACACTGCCAAGGATGATGCTGCCGGTCTGCAGATCTCCAACCGTTTGACTTCACAAGTCAACGGGTTGGATCAGGGTAACCGCAACGCAAATGATGGCATTTCAGTTGCTCAAACAGCTGAAGGAGCCATGGATGAAACAACCTCGATGCTCCAACGCATGCGTACACTTGCACAGCAGTCAGCAAACGGTTCCAATAATACCGATGACCGAACTGCACTGCAGCAAGAGTATGATCAGCTGATGACCGAGATAGATCGAATTTCTAGTGATACTACATTCGGTGGTCAGAAGTTATTGGATGGTAAATATAAGGGCACATTCCAGGTTGGTGCCGATGCCAGTCAGACCATTACCTTTAAGATGACCAGCGCTTTTACCATCAGTGGTATCGCTTCAGCATCGAAAGGTAGTGCTACTATTGCCGCCGGTTCTACTGGTAGTAAAGAGCCGTATAAAGTGACTGCAGCTTCGAGTGCTGTGACTGTTGCTAACATGAATAGCATCAAAACCGCTAGTGCAGCTCAGTCTGCGATGGCAAACCTTGACTATATGATCAAGGCAGTTGATAGCAAACGAGCTGAGTTGGGGGCTGTGCAGAACCGTTTTGACTCCACTATTCGCAACCAGTCCAACGTCTCTGAGAACCTGAGCGCAGCACGCTCTCGTATCCGTGACGCAGACTTTGCGACTGAGACTGCCAACCTGACCAAGCAGAATATCCTGCAACAGGCTGCATCCAGTATCCTGGCACAAGCCAACCAGAGACCGCAATCTGCTCTGTCCCTGCTGGGTTAA
- a CDS encoding flagellar protein FlaG: MANEIGIPSSVTPSSLQPSSKSGQPAAQVLLGTTEEQRVTAQQDVKRQQDSQAGEKNTKQNMSSADIENEVQNLQEFSKLQGWTVNFSVEKDLDQVVIKVVDAETKSMIRQIPSEELLAISKRIKDLRDGNAAGGSSRVGLLLDNEI, encoded by the coding sequence ATGGCCAATGAAATTGGGATCCCGTCATCAGTCACTCCTTCTTCTCTTCAGCCAAGTAGCAAGAGCGGCCAACCGGCCGCTCAAGTGCTACTTGGTACAACAGAAGAGCAGCGGGTGACGGCACAACAGGATGTGAAAAGACAGCAGGATAGCCAAGCAGGAGAAAAAAACACCAAGCAGAATATGTCCAGTGCAGACATTGAAAATGAGGTACAAAACTTGCAAGAGTTCAGCAAGTTGCAAGGTTGGACAGTCAATTTCAGTGTTGAAAAAGATCTCGATCAGGTAGTTATAAAAGTGGTGGATGCCGAGACCAAATCAATGATTCGGCAGATCCCGAGCGAAGAGTTGCTCGCTATCAGCAAACGGATCAAGGATCTGCGTGATGGGAATGCTGCCGGTGGAAGTTCTCGTGTAGGGTTGTTGCTTGATAACGAGATCTGA
- the fliD gene encoding flagellar filament capping protein FliD, with the protein MPTITSAGAGSGLDLESVIAASVNAKKAQLMQPITTKKTNTQITLSGVGQLKSAISSFVTTLQAMAKDDAFNKRAIDITQDKDKPVLKVESKTGASNGQYDISVEQLAKTSKFDGTFDSSTTPLITQDGKLTLKAGDKSFDVDVKAGDSLQSIRKRINNDANNFGLSVNIMNTSDGKSKLVIDSGVSGSGKDLQITGSTTELTDNFVSKLTKSQTAQDAKIKVDGNELTSPTNTFDGTIVGLKLTVLRVSDSTTSTGSDGKPVTTFGSNKVSVTTDKAGIKDMVKSFVDGYNALVKKSNELGKRNSIVAGKSQNDGGALAGDATTRAVTNMMNGVITDPSQKSSTYSTIFQMGIKMDNKGVLSIDDTKFSEAIDKNFDQVVAVFGGKDGVAGKLATQLETYSKTGGLLAKREESLNSDLREVSRKESDVTSQLTKYQETLRARYGSLDTMLAKMNKSASYLNLLNTKSN; encoded by the coding sequence ATGCCTACTATTACGTCTGCTGGTGCTGGTTCGGGACTCGATCTGGAGTCAGTTATTGCGGCTAGTGTCAACGCCAAGAAGGCGCAATTGATGCAGCCTATCACCACCAAAAAGACTAACACTCAGATTACTCTCTCCGGTGTCGGGCAGCTCAAATCGGCCATCTCCTCTTTCGTCACGACTCTGCAGGCGATGGCAAAGGATGATGCATTCAACAAGCGTGCAATTGACATTACCCAAGACAAAGATAAACCCGTGCTAAAGGTGGAGAGCAAGACGGGAGCTTCGAATGGGCAATATGACATCAGTGTCGAGCAATTGGCGAAAACCAGTAAATTTGACGGTACCTTTGACTCCTCGACGACACCGCTTATCACCCAAGACGGAAAATTGACGTTAAAGGCTGGTGATAAGAGCTTTGATGTGGATGTCAAGGCGGGCGATTCGCTGCAGTCTATTCGCAAACGTATCAACAATGACGCTAACAATTTCGGTCTGAGCGTCAACATCATGAATACGTCAGATGGCAAATCCAAGTTGGTGATTGATTCTGGTGTTAGCGGTAGCGGCAAGGATTTGCAGATCACTGGTAGCACGACCGAATTGACTGACAATTTTGTCTCAAAATTGACAAAAAGCCAGACTGCACAAGATGCCAAGATCAAGGTCGATGGTAACGAGCTGACCAGTCCAACCAATACATTTGATGGAACTATTGTTGGCCTTAAACTGACTGTGCTGAGAGTATCTGATAGCACCACTTCTACTGGCAGTGATGGCAAGCCAGTGACGACCTTCGGCTCCAACAAGGTTTCAGTAACTACCGACAAGGCCGGTATCAAAGACATGGTCAAGAGTTTTGTCGATGGCTACAACGCTCTGGTCAAAAAGAGCAATGAGCTTGGCAAGCGCAACTCGATTGTTGCAGGAAAGAGCCAGAATGATGGTGGAGCCTTGGCCGGTGATGCAACGACACGAGCAGTGACAAATATGATGAATGGGGTTATTACCGACCCGTCTCAAAAGTCCTCCACCTATTCAACCATTTTTCAGATGGGCATAAAGATGGACAACAAGGGTGTGCTGTCCATTGACGATACCAAGTTCAGTGAAGCCATCGACAAGAATTTCGATCAGGTCGTTGCAGTATTTGGTGGTAAGGATGGGGTTGCGGGTAAATTGGCAACTCAGCTGGAAACCTATTCCAAGACGGGTGGTTTGCTGGCAAAGCGCGAGGAATCCTTAAATTCTGATCTGCGTGAAGTGAGCCGCAAGGAATCGGATGTGACTTCCCAACTTACCAAGTATCAGGAGACCTTGCGTGCTCGTTACGGCAGCCTGGATACCATGCTGGCCAAGATGAACAAATCGGCTTCTTATCTCAATTTGCTCAATACCAAATCGAATTAA
- the fliS gene encoding flagellar export chaperone FliS — translation MYRKNIKAYTTQNLQAELAVADSYRVIQLLMQGCLERLSQARGAIERRDFEGKSQSISKSMAIINGLQDSLDMSYGKIPEDLFALYDYMKGRLMDASRDMDPAAVDEVLQLMVTVKSGWDAIPVEEKDKALAQQKSSGGV, via the coding sequence ATGTACCGCAAAAATATCAAGGCTTACACCACTCAGAATCTTCAAGCCGAGTTGGCAGTCGCAGATTCTTACCGGGTCATCCAACTTTTGATGCAAGGATGTCTTGAACGGCTCTCACAAGCTCGTGGGGCAATTGAACGCCGCGATTTTGAGGGCAAGTCTCAATCCATTTCCAAATCAATGGCGATCATCAATGGTTTGCAAGATTCTCTCGATATGTCTTATGGCAAGATACCTGAGGATCTTTTCGCTCTTTATGATTACATGAAAGGTCGTTTGATGGATGCGAGTCGTGATATGGATCCTGCAGCTGTTGATGAGGTGCTGCAATTGATGGTGACAGTGAAGAGTGGTTGGGATGCGATACCAGTGGAAGAGAAGGATAAGGCATTGGCTCAACAGAAGAGTAGTGGTGGAGTTTAA
- a CDS encoding 6-hydroxymethylpterin diphosphokinase MptE-like protein, which translates to MDLKKTITNIENELSRLEQQKIQEAAMLEVLPARYELNMKAFSEKMPDIYNFFNNYKPAKAFRFYCNENGIPNILWLDDQVSMYGKNPFVEAQQQIDEVIDSSILQSVDFAPQWYIDGQIHIKYNNEISQLKQASDLNGLHLRDALAMDIPLSLMYGIGLGYQLGYLYERCKVRNLFAFEPDLDVFYASLFCFDWHSLFEYMDSESLSIHLFIGVDEQLLAADMMEALHRKGAFWSASYFSFCHYRSPQIDKLVHKVETEFYLLRTGWGFFDDNVYALAHSHSHLQEGTPFLKQSRDMSLSADIPVFVVGNGPSLDQTIDFIAEYQNKAVIISCGTAVSALYKAGIKPDIYVAVERTKSSADFLHILNAGDFLKGCAFLSVDVIHPECKSFFRRTGLAFKPNEPMYKLLSSRLGYKFDFDTIEYSNPFVGNTGLNYAALLGFKKIYLFGIDNGYKSADKHHSKLSLYYNEKQEAKYHQDLNDTFPAPGNFGGEVLINHLFGLSIHNMARVLKDYNDVDCVNASDGAYIEGAVAQYVQKINPVWGDIDKRHIVDELMDTCFKPLDLTLVDFKSGLNVPLFNQVIEKFRSDWHDVNRDYNAVQLMMQRHHDYLLYLLTSTEAHLYRMLIGSINYFYANIITLMMALLQKEDDYFVQQLDSAIVLLDKFFSDAEKIYADVFERHDTTYFVGLDVFK; encoded by the coding sequence ATGGATCTGAAAAAAACAATTACAAATATCGAGAATGAACTATCTCGTCTTGAACAGCAAAAGATCCAGGAAGCAGCCATGCTGGAGGTGCTTCCAGCAAGATATGAACTAAACATGAAGGCATTCTCGGAAAAAATGCCTGATATATATAATTTCTTTAATAATTATAAACCGGCCAAAGCATTTCGTTTTTATTGCAATGAAAATGGTATTCCCAATATATTATGGCTGGATGACCAAGTATCTATGTACGGAAAAAATCCGTTTGTAGAGGCCCAGCAACAGATAGATGAAGTAATTGATAGTAGCATTCTCCAAAGTGTTGACTTTGCTCCTCAGTGGTACATAGATGGTCAAATTCACATCAAATACAACAATGAAATATCGCAGTTAAAGCAAGCATCGGATCTGAATGGACTGCATCTGAGAGATGCATTAGCCATGGATATTCCACTTTCATTAATGTATGGCATCGGTCTTGGTTATCAACTAGGCTATCTATACGAGCGCTGTAAAGTCAGAAATTTGTTTGCATTTGAACCAGACCTTGATGTTTTCTACGCATCACTCTTTTGCTTTGATTGGCATTCGTTGTTTGAATATATGGATAGTGAGTCGCTCAGTATTCATCTTTTTATTGGTGTCGATGAGCAATTGCTTGCGGCAGATATGATGGAGGCTCTCCATCGTAAAGGCGCTTTCTGGTCTGCATCATACTTTTCATTTTGCCACTATCGCTCCCCCCAGATTGACAAATTGGTTCATAAGGTAGAGACCGAGTTCTACTTGTTGAGAACTGGCTGGGGATTCTTTGATGATAACGTTTATGCCTTGGCACATAGTCATTCTCATCTTCAAGAAGGAACGCCATTTCTGAAGCAGTCGCGAGATATGAGTTTGTCTGCTGATATCCCTGTATTCGTTGTGGGTAATGGGCCATCACTTGATCAAACGATAGATTTTATTGCAGAGTATCAAAATAAAGCAGTAATTATTTCCTGTGGCACAGCCGTAAGTGCTCTTTATAAAGCGGGGATCAAGCCAGATATTTATGTCGCTGTTGAACGAACTAAAAGTTCAGCGGATTTTCTGCACATATTGAATGCGGGAGACTTTCTCAAGGGGTGTGCGTTCCTGAGTGTAGATGTTATACACCCCGAGTGTAAGAGCTTTTTCCGTAGAACCGGTTTAGCATTCAAACCCAATGAACCAATGTATAAATTACTGAGTTCTCGTTTAGGGTATAAATTCGATTTCGATACCATAGAGTATTCAAATCCCTTTGTCGGAAATACGGGTCTAAATTATGCTGCACTTTTGGGGTTCAAAAAAATATACCTTTTTGGTATAGATAATGGTTATAAAAGTGCAGATAAACACCACTCAAAATTGAGCCTGTATTACAATGAAAAGCAGGAGGCAAAATATCATCAAGACCTTAACGATACATTTCCTGCTCCAGGTAATTTTGGTGGAGAGGTTCTAATTAATCATCTCTTTGGGCTTTCAATCCACAACATGGCTCGTGTTTTGAAAGATTATAATGATGTTGATTGTGTCAACGCTAGTGATGGTGCTTATATTGAAGGGGCTGTGGCGCAGTATGTCCAAAAAATTAACCCTGTCTGGGGGGATATTGATAAGCGTCATATAGTTGATGAGCTAATGGATACATGTTTTAAGCCACTCGACCTCACGTTGGTTGATTTCAAGTCTGGCCTCAATGTCCCTCTGTTTAATCAGGTGATCGAAAAGTTTCGCTCAGATTGGCATGATGTTAATCGTGACTATAATGCGGTCCAGCTTATGATGCAGCGTCATCATGATTATTTGCTCTACCTTTTGACAAGCACTGAAGCACATTTGTATCGAATGTTGATTGGTTCAATTAATTACTTTTATGCCAATATCATTACTTTGATGATGGCATTACTTCAGAAAGAAGATGACTATTTTGTTCAGCAACTCGATTCAGCTATCGTGCTGCTGGACAAGTTTTTTTCTGATGCCGAGAAAATCTATGCTGATGTTTTTGAACGGCACGATACGACCTACTTCGTTGGTCTCGATGTGTTTAAGTAA
- a CDS encoding HAD-IIIC family phosphatase, with protein MASLSLASTAFLMPGNVAWAPLAKLAALHFQQQGQWYSCNSGDARVVIWFWEQLLTETRCQHWSNLEPVSLEQQIDMWLDELLLPFHEDGGTPVYLGACFFTAPGACADLYPWVKTLDARFSQRLAELHLINLDLPRWLMKEGAQRCFDSRNRYLLSCPLSAPGISSLATWIAERWTRDQEPRRKVLVLDCDNTLWGGVVGEDGVSGLQLGQDGAGKLYQSFQEAVRYWYNRGVLLALCSKNSPDDVWLVFEQHGAMKLSRAQIAASAIGWGRKSDGLRHIARTLNLGLDALVFWDDSPLERAEVRAALSQVDVIEPPQEIWDWPNSLLSYGGFAQGLTKDDSLRQASYRALAEGERLREQARSESDYLRHLSLCANFHPLAPDNLPRAEQLVKKTNQFNLSCLRHDARTLELLAKNGFCGLVSLRDCFADHGLVGIVLIQTVNSTTAFLDTLALSCRVLSRGLEYWLLDRISAELREVGIERLVIGSNRCERNEPALTWLASLSLSPCDNPDPTRFSHEHFHSLALAQLNLPFLEFYHHD; from the coding sequence ATGGCTTCGCTTTCTCTAGCGTCAACCGCCTTTCTGATGCCTGGCAATGTTGCTTGGGCTCCGCTGGCCAAATTGGCTGCACTCCACTTCCAGCAACAAGGACAATGGTATAGCTGCAATTCTGGTGATGCTCGGGTCGTAATCTGGTTTTGGGAGCAGTTACTTACGGAGACGCGTTGTCAGCATTGGTCGAACCTTGAACCTGTATCTCTCGAGCAACAGATTGATATGTGGCTGGATGAGTTGCTTCTTCCGTTTCATGAGGATGGTGGCACACCAGTTTACCTCGGAGCCTGTTTTTTCACTGCCCCTGGCGCTTGTGCCGACCTCTATCCTTGGGTGAAAACCCTTGATGCTCGCTTTTCCCAACGGCTTGCCGAGCTTCACCTCATTAATCTTGATCTACCTCGCTGGTTGATGAAAGAAGGTGCACAACGCTGTTTTGACTCGCGTAACCGATACCTGCTTTCCTGTCCTCTCTCTGCTCCAGGGATTAGCTCTCTCGCAACATGGATTGCCGAGCGTTGGACACGCGATCAGGAACCTCGGCGCAAAGTCTTGGTACTTGACTGCGACAATACCCTTTGGGGTGGCGTGGTCGGTGAAGATGGCGTAAGTGGCTTGCAGCTGGGGCAAGACGGGGCAGGCAAGTTATACCAATCTTTCCAGGAGGCTGTGCGTTACTGGTACAACCGCGGGGTTTTGCTGGCTCTTTGTTCCAAGAATAGCCCTGACGATGTCTGGCTTGTGTTTGAACAGCATGGTGCGATGAAATTGTCGCGAGCACAAATCGCAGCGTCGGCAATCGGTTGGGGACGAAAATCAGACGGCTTGCGCCATATCGCACGCACTCTTAACCTTGGTCTTGATGCACTGGTGTTTTGGGATGATTCCCCTCTGGAGCGAGCCGAAGTTCGCGCTGCTTTATCGCAGGTGGACGTGATTGAACCGCCGCAAGAGATCTGGGATTGGCCCAATAGTCTGCTCTCGTACGGTGGTTTTGCCCAAGGGCTGACAAAGGATGACAGCTTGCGCCAGGCTTCCTACCGCGCACTGGCCGAAGGTGAGCGACTGCGTGAGCAAGCCAGAAGTGAAAGCGACTATCTGCGCCATTTGTCCTTGTGTGCGAATTTTCATCCTCTGGCACCGGATAATCTTCCCCGGGCAGAACAGCTTGTTAAAAAAACCAATCAGTTTAATCTCTCCTGTTTGCGCCATGATGCTCGCACACTCGAGTTGTTGGCTAAAAATGGGTTCTGTGGGTTGGTGTCTTTGCGGGATTGTTTTGCAGACCATGGATTGGTGGGGATTGTGCTGATCCAGACTGTCAATTCAACGACTGCTTTTCTCGATACGCTGGCACTGAGTTGCAGAGTTCTGTCGCGAGGTCTGGAATACTGGCTGCTGGATCGTATCTCGGCTGAACTGCGTGAGGTGGGGATCGAGCGTCTGGTTATTGGCTCGAACCGTTGTGAACGTAATGAACCTGCGCTGACATGGTTGGCATCCCTGTCGTTATCCCCCTGTGATAATCCGGATCCCACCCGTTTCTCTCATGAGCATTTCCATAGTCTGGCGCTTGCACAGCTGAATTTGCCTTTTTTGGAGTTTTATCACCATGACTGA
- a CDS encoding acyl carrier protein: MTDLFTLLEQQFPSATVTRGDYQLGFGAFPEWDSLGHFNFLLLVEQTFSVRFDPEELAMMKQLQDIRDALLRRGLAL; encoded by the coding sequence ATGACTGATCTCTTCACTCTGTTAGAACAGCAGTTTCCTTCTGCAACCGTCACGCGAGGCGACTATCAGTTGGGATTCGGCGCATTTCCGGAATGGGATTCGCTCGGTCATTTTAATTTTCTGCTACTGGTTGAACAGACTTTCTCGGTACGCTTCGATCCTGAAGAGCTGGCGATGATGAAGCAACTTCAGGATATTCGTGATGCGCTGTTGCGTCGTGGTCTTGCCCTGTGA